In Halichondria panicea chromosome 13, odHalPani1.1, whole genome shotgun sequence, one genomic interval encodes:
- the LOC135346552 gene encoding uncharacterized protein LOC135346552 isoform X2 yields the protein MAARTLSSRQVLYRGKVLTVPTKDTDPSKLTNLDEQDKLQLVLNELPPISDIVAGGDEEDYFENAQQQHDDEDSDGFDLALLVNKYSKNEALSPLPDSPIRSVHLDAAEQLVTRDIAVAHQTKVMKVTKTMDNYAGTFEKPKDITEQDLFSPGTPDQISQFDVTDSLIPQPSPVTPRYSAQKTPVKRLSNGKRKRHVTSSPEPSDSSDSDATEEDDDCVFIDDSEASFIHKEKKPKGKNLFAESQAVEDDDSFLADSPLPPEEPEFLSKKTFDNRVAVEKKHLAKSKRRIDNLFNPKPKSKKRQKEDALKVRPTFRKPKTLNYMGVHYQDYPPTTKMPGKGSSKPKKVPSSEPAKIKLPKKMLTPEFVDDSDAESDPDMPPLPPAFKKPKIVPERKDRMKNKPVSMDDPDYHIFPHNTSYYKTIGMSKERTVWDSNMYTCAIKYISKDGELSKADTIEACRKYGLYTWTGTMTSNYQQKMKPIKLLETIYERIYDIDLTPIKDLISEEGASTDKFMKLDKAMKTKSRMVLKWHGL from the exons ATGGCAGCCAGAACTCTCTCAAGCAGACAAGTCCTTTACCGTGGAAAAGTTTTAACTGTTCCGACTAAAGACACTGACCCAAGCAAACTGACTAATTTGGACGAGCAAGACAAACTGCAGCTGGTACTGAATGAGCTTCCCCCCATTTCAGACATTGTTGCTGGTGGCGACGAAGAAGACTACTTTGAAAATGCTCAACAACAGCACGACGACGAAGACTCTGATGGATTTGACTTGGCTCTCCTGGTTAACAAATATTCCAAAAACGAAGCACTATCTCCACTTCCAGACTCACCTATACGGTCTGTGCACCTGGATGCAGCCGAGCAACTAGTGACCAGAGACATAGCTGTGGCCCACCAAACAAAAGTCATGAAAGTCACAAAGACTATGGACAACTATGCTGGAACCTTTGAAAAACCAAAAGACATCACCGAGCAAGACCTCTTCAGTCCAGGCACTCCAGATCAAATCTCTCAGTTTGATGTCACAGACTCGCTCATTCCTCAGCCTTCCCCAGTCACTCCTAGATACAGTGCTCAGAAAACTCCAGTGAAGAGGCTGTCCAATGGTAAACGAAAGAGACATGTCACTTCATCGCCAGAACCATCTGACAGCTCGGACTCTGATGCTACAGAGGAAGACGACGACTGTGTGTTCATTGATGACTCTGAAGCTAGTTTCATCCACAAAGAAAAAAAGCCTAAGGGAAAAAACCTTTTTGCAGAAAGTCAAGCAGTGGAGGATGACGATTCATTCCTGGCTGACTCTCCACTTCCACCTGAAGAGCCTGAGTTCCTCAGCAAGAAAACGTTTGACAACAGAGTGGCTGTTGAGAAGAAACACTTAGCCAAATCCAAAAGAAGGATTGACAACCTTTTCAATCCCAAACCCAAATCTAAGAAGAGGCAGAAAGAAGATGCACTGAAAGTCAGGCCCACTTTCAGAAAACCCAAAACACTCAATTATATGGGTGTGCACTACCAAGACTATCCACCAACAACAAAGATGCCTGGAAAAGGAAGCTCTAAGCCTAAGAAAGTACCTTCATCTGAACCAGCAAAAATCAAGCTACCCAAGAAGATGCTCACTCCAGAGTTTGTTGATGATTCTGATGCTGAATCTGATCCAGACATGCCGCCTCTCCCTCCTGCCTTTAAAAAACCTAAAATTGTGCCCGAGAGAAAAGACAGGATGAAGAACAAGCCTGTGAGTATGGATGATCCAGACTACCATATCTTCCCCCACAACACCAGTTACTACAAAACAATTGGCATGAGTAAGGAGAGAACTGTGTGGGACTccaacatgtacacatgtgcCATCAAGTACATATCTAAGGACGGAGAACTAAGCAAAGCTGACACCATTGAAGCATGCAGAAAATATGGACTCTACACTTGGACTGGAACAATGACATCTAACTACCAACAAAAGATGAAGCCCATTAAGCTTCTTGAAACTATATACGAAAGAATATATGACATTGACTTGACTCCCATCAAAGACTTGATATCAGAAGAAGGTGCATCTACAGACAAGTTTATGAAGCTGGACAAAGCTATGAAGACTAAGTCAAGAATG GTACTGAAGTGGCACGGACTTTGA
- the LOC135346552 gene encoding uncharacterized protein LOC135346552 isoform X1, whose amino-acid sequence MAARTLSSRQVLYRGKVLTVPTKDTDPSKLTNLDEQDKLQLVLNELPPISDIVAGGDEEDYFENAQQQHDDEDSDGFDLALLVNKYSKNEALSPLPDSPIRSVHLDAAEQLVTRDIAVAHQTKVMKVTKTMDNYAGTFEKPKDITEQDLFSPGTPDQISQFDVTDSLIPQPSPVTPRYSAQKTPVKRLSNGKRKRHVTSSPEPSDSSDSDATEEDDDCVFIDDSEASFIHKEKKPKGKNLFAESQAVEDDDSFLADSPLPPEEPEFLSKKTFDNRVAVEKKHLAKSKRRIDNLFNPKPKSKKRQKEDALKVRPTFRKPKTLNYMGVHYQDYPPTTKMPGKGSSKPKKVPSSEPAKIKLPKKMLTPEFVDDSDAESDPDMPPLPPAFKKPKIVPERKDRMKNKPVSMDDPDYHIFPHNTSYYKTIGMSKERTVWDSNMYTCAIKYISKDGELSKADTIEACRKYGLYTWTGTMTSNYQQKMKPIKLLETIYERIYDIDLTPIKDLISEEGASTDKFMKLDKAMKTKSRMVIDPMNKLVSAMSILGIEYVTEKQAAEAIWY is encoded by the exons ATGGCAGCCAGAACTCTCTCAAGCAGACAAGTCCTTTACCGTGGAAAAGTTTTAACTGTTCCGACTAAAGACACTGACCCAAGCAAACTGACTAATTTGGACGAGCAAGACAAACTGCAGCTGGTACTGAATGAGCTTCCCCCCATTTCAGACATTGTTGCTGGTGGCGACGAAGAAGACTACTTTGAAAATGCTCAACAACAGCACGACGACGAAGACTCTGATGGATTTGACTTGGCTCTCCTGGTTAACAAATATTCCAAAAACGAAGCACTATCTCCACTTCCAGACTCACCTATACGGTCTGTGCACCTGGATGCAGCCGAGCAACTAGTGACCAGAGACATAGCTGTGGCCCACCAAACAAAAGTCATGAAAGTCACAAAGACTATGGACAACTATGCTGGAACCTTTGAAAAACCAAAAGACATCACCGAGCAAGACCTCTTCAGTCCAGGCACTCCAGATCAAATCTCTCAGTTTGATGTCACAGACTCGCTCATTCCTCAGCCTTCCCCAGTCACTCCTAGATACAGTGCTCAGAAAACTCCAGTGAAGAGGCTGTCCAATGGTAAACGAAAGAGACATGTCACTTCATCGCCAGAACCATCTGACAGCTCGGACTCTGATGCTACAGAGGAAGACGACGACTGTGTGTTCATTGATGACTCTGAAGCTAGTTTCATCCACAAAGAAAAAAAGCCTAAGGGAAAAAACCTTTTTGCAGAAAGTCAAGCAGTGGAGGATGACGATTCATTCCTGGCTGACTCTCCACTTCCACCTGAAGAGCCTGAGTTCCTCAGCAAGAAAACGTTTGACAACAGAGTGGCTGTTGAGAAGAAACACTTAGCCAAATCCAAAAGAAGGATTGACAACCTTTTCAATCCCAAACCCAAATCTAAGAAGAGGCAGAAAGAAGATGCACTGAAAGTCAGGCCCACTTTCAGAAAACCCAAAACACTCAATTATATGGGTGTGCACTACCAAGACTATCCACCAACAACAAAGATGCCTGGAAAAGGAAGCTCTAAGCCTAAGAAAGTACCTTCATCTGAACCAGCAAAAATCAAGCTACCCAAGAAGATGCTCACTCCAGAGTTTGTTGATGATTCTGATGCTGAATCTGATCCAGACATGCCGCCTCTCCCTCCTGCCTTTAAAAAACCTAAAATTGTGCCCGAGAGAAAAGACAGGATGAAGAACAAGCCTGTGAGTATGGATGATCCAGACTACCATATCTTCCCCCACAACACCAGTTACTACAAAACAATTGGCATGAGTAAGGAGAGAACTGTGTGGGACTccaacatgtacacatgtgcCATCAAGTACATATCTAAGGACGGAGAACTAAGCAAAGCTGACACCATTGAAGCATGCAGAAAATATGGACTCTACACTTGGACTGGAACAATGACATCTAACTACCAACAAAAGATGAAGCCCATTAAGCTTCTTGAAACTATATACGAAAGAATATATGACATTGACTTGACTCCCATCAAAGACTTGATATCAGAAGAAGGTGCATCTACAGACAAGTTTATGAAGCTGGACAAAGCTATGAAGACTAAGTCAAGAATGGTAATTGATCCAATGAACAAACTTGTGAGTGCAATGTCCATACTTGGAATTGAGTATGTCACAGAAAAGCAAGCCGCTGAAGCTATATG GTACTGA
- the LOC135346604 gene encoding uncharacterized protein LOC135346604, with product MYRMMDGDKIKTCISEELVQKCIDIAAPHGLRTKLLSPNLDPFKEHFVMCASSKDSQFSAKQNEFLLKGRTGLIERDKYSADDSICAQMAAMVLPFYEQVDSRKEDALTPRVKDTLLSRNVTQLALDAKLRQVKTCTMDFNSSVYGIDKPLDKSIVTICKEVAYVPEKEVHAMIQRKTYDRKYGDAVELTKAMAKLDIPEISELFEMSKADMERVRQTIDPKPVAASTPVAKPSGSIAASVKKRKRKQREVYDMALERVKAGRKKRKAQK from the coding sequence ATGTATCGAATGATGGACGGAGACAAGATCAAGACATGCATATCTGAGGAACTTGTCCAAAAGTGCATTGATATAGCTGCTCCACATGGACTGAGAACCAAGCTCCTGAGTCCCAATCTCGATCCTTTCAAAGAACACTTTGTCATGTGTGCTTCCTCCAAAGACAGCCAGTTCTCTGCCAAGCAAAACGAATTCTTGCTGAAGGGCCGCACTGGACTTATAGAGAGAGACAAGTACAGTGCAGACGACAGCATTTGTGCCCAGATGGCTGCCATGGTCTTGCCCTTTTACGAACAAGTCGATTCAAGAAAAGAAGATGCACTCACTCCAAGAGTCAAAGACACTCTGCTTTCCAGAAATGTGACCCAGCTTGCTCTAGATGCCAAACTCAGACAAGTCAAAACATGCACCATGGACTTCAACTCCTCTGTGTATGGTATAGACAAACCTCTGGACAAAAGCATTGTGACGATTTGCAAAGAGGTTGCTTATGTGCCAGAAAAAGAAGTGCATGCAATGATTCAGAGGAAGACCTATGACAGAAAATATGGAGATGCTGTTGAACTCACCAAAGCAATGGCCAAACTGGATATCCCCGAAATCAGTGAACTGTTTGAGATGTCTAAAGCTGACATGGAGCGAGTGAGGCAAACAATTGACCCCAAACCTGTTGCAGCTTCCACTCCAGTTGCAAAGCCTTCAGGCTCTATAGCTGCTTCAGTCAAGAAACGCAAACGAAAACAAAGAGAAGTGTACGATATGGCCCTGGAAAGAGTAAAGGCTGGAAGGAAAAAGAGGAAGGCACAAAAGTAA
- the LOC135346595 gene encoding uncharacterized protein LOC135346595: MFRLYTQNANKVKMHVTQFLKMTSKQSAKADNLAMPYSTYGKWYECMQIIGKRRGIDFMRRLSMLLLPRDRVLDNSTAVVCVGPPRCGKSWCTLWAEWLDTLVHLKIKEVGVGKYEALLYNEICVFDDPECGEWLDDRQTIANIMTGHNCSVKVYSATEMIVKPVHIMVKCNELPPTAEDQHSMLGRRLDIYSFSPCDIREPIPEDYNYLLCLKYFVNARDHLIRYRMPCSCAALFEDSRKWCFVRKRGDPLLLCGRSVEELQTESERVVKEFTDHGGIVDCTFLKRNIPMRCTEEPQEATQTEH; the protein is encoded by the coding sequence ATGTTCAGGCTGTACACCCAAAATGCGAACAAGGTCAAGATGCATGTGACACAGTTCCTGAAGATGACCAGCAAGCAAAGTGCCAAGGCAGACAACCTGGCCATGCCTTACAGCACCTATGGCAAGTGGTACGAGTGCATGCAGATCATAGGCAAGCGCCGAGGCATTGACTTCATGAGGCGCCTGTCCATGCTCCTCCTGCCCCGAGACAGAGTGCTGGACAACTCCACTGCAGTGGTGTGTGTCGGACCGCCGAGGTGTGGTAAGAGCTGGTGCACCCTCTGGGCAGAGTGGCTCGACACTCTTGTTCACCTGAAAATCAAAGAAGTGGGAGTTGGAAAGTATGAAGCCCTCCTTTATAACGAGATTTGTGTGTTTGACGACCCAGAATGTGGAGAGTGGCTGGACGACAGACAGACCATAGCCAACATCATGACAGGGCACAACTGCTCTGTGAAAGTGTACTCTGCCACAGAAATGATTGTGAAACCTGTCCACATCATGGTCAAGTGCAATGAGCTTCCACCGACTGCCGAAGACCAACACTCCATGCTTGGCAGAAGGCTGGACATATACTCTTTCTCTCCTTGTGACATACGAGAACCCATTCCAGAAGACTACAACTACTTGCTATGTCTCAAGTACTTTGTCAATGCGAGGGACCACTTGATCAGGTACAGAATGCCCTGCTCTTGTGCTGCACTGTTTGAAGACTCGAGGAAGTGGTGCTTTGTCAGGAAGAGAGGAGACCCCTTGTTGCTGTGTGGACGAAGTGTCGAAGAGTTGCAGACCGAGTCGGAGCGAGTGGTCAAAGAGTTCACAGATCATGGTGGAATTGTGGACTGCACCTTCCTCAAGAGGAACATCCCGATGAGATGCACCGAAGAACCGCAAGAAGCCACACAAACTGAACACTAG
- the LOC135346431 gene encoding uncharacterized protein LOC135346431, giving the protein MCMHCCDEFIMPWLIEILVSIFIKIMTESTVDSTTKPFVLILEGNKKEYFDTDEELQAAIEKLKADKAAEMEANKRPDVKLNVWFGNEIIGNEKEIALSQEKNVRAAQQVEVDETMGMTKSETRDMLLKKFKEAIDKKESVEFLTAESVVATLAAGTSIGQQILDVTDAALPDEVEVEAISDDEEKTLEKHLLTHKCESMCFKYEHLVYDHEEKKGQVMSLMSVSTMRIIGSDNKITSYDDCVSFVEKLDYMHAVNYTDYLYLYLSKLGYKYSLCLPQDVLEKFVFQVDAVVMSMLTFCEVLEGHPMEVLGRLLLEFDLILANQPWRILHVLRACFEKNYGTTQLDLKEDIGKLMMCINFLDECALTVVTHVTAAFSYMSKDARIVQRCFGAIHSGMANAVDPPRMLNSLVHWAGKTDMGKAVIPTSIYAFVKKILLLVHYVQKNVCDCTKYNPSFICCPTNNTVTGDLEFCSWCPIHGDTENALDCMQINQCILDVGEQDKDKYDPRGKQGPSSVCSITVTQTFDPLTSSPILFCL; this is encoded by the coding sequence atgtgcatgcattgttGTGATGAATTCATTATGCCTTGGTTGATCGAAATTCTTGTATCGATATTTATCAAAATCATGACTGAATCAACTGTGGATTCCACCACCAAACCCTTTGTCTTGATACTCGAAGGCAACAAAAAGGAATACTTTGACACCGACGAAGAACTGCAGGCTGCCATAGAAAAACTTAAAGCAGACAAAGCGGCCGAGATGGAAGCAAACAAACGCCCTGATGTTAAACTAAATGTTTGGTTTGGCAACGAAATCATTGGCAACGAAAAAGAAATTGCTTTGTCGCAGGAAAAAAATGTACGTGCTGCACAGCAAGTGGAAGTTGACGAAACAATGGGAATGACAAAATCAGAGACCAGAGACATGCTACTCAAGAAATTCAAAGAAGCTATAGACAAAAAAGAATCTGTCGAGTTCCTCACTGCAGAAAGTGTGGTTGCCACTCTTGCCGCTGGAACAAGCATTGGACAACAAATCCTTGATGTCACTGATGCTGCCCTGCCCGATGAAGTCGAAGTGGAAGCTATTTCTGACGACGAAGAAAAAACACTCGAAAAACACTTGCTTACACACAAATGCGAAAGTATGTGCTTCAAGTACGAACATCTTGTGTATGATCACGAAGAAAAGAAAGGCCAAGTGATGTCTTTGATGTCTGTCTCCACCATGCGAATCATTGGATCTGACAACAAAATCACCAGCTATGACGACTGTGTCTCTTTTGTGGAAAAGCttgactacatgcatgctgtcaACTACACCGACTACCTCTACCTCTACCTCTCGAAACTTGGTTACAAGTATTCTCTGTGTCTTCCTCAAGATGTGCTAGAAAAGTTTGTTTTCCAAGTTGATGCTGTTGTCATGTCTATGCTCACCTTCTGCGAAGTGCTGGAGGGACATCCCATGGAAGTGCTTGGACGACTTCTTCTCGAATTCGATCTCATTCTGGCCAATCAACCGTGGCGCATCCTTCATGTTCTGAGAGCTTGCTTTGAAAAGAACTATGGCACAACACAGTTAGATTTGAAAGAAGACATTGGAAAACTCATGATGTGCATCAATTTCCTGGACGAGTGTGCACTCACTGTTGTTACACATGTCACTGCAGCCTTTTCCTACATGTCTAAAGATGCTCGAATTGTTCAACGCTGTTTTGGTGCCATACACTCTGGAATGGCAAATGCAGTTGACCCTCCAAGGATGCTCAATTCTCTGGTCCACTGGGCAGGCAAGACTGACATGGGCAAAGCAGTTATACCCACATCTATTTATGCCTTTGTCAAAAAGATCTTACTCCTTGTCCACTATGTGCAGAAGAATGTGTGTGACTGTACCAAATACAACCCCTCCTTCATCTGTTGTCCGACAAACAACACTGTTACTGGAGACTTGGAGTTTTGTTCTTGGTGCCCCATACATGGAGACACCGAAAATGCACTGGACTGCATGCAGATCAATCAATGCATACTGGATGTGGGCGAGCAAGACAAAGACAAGTACGATCCTCGTGGAAAGCAAGGACCTTCCTCTGTGTGCAGCATCACTGTCACCCAGACCTTTGACCCTTTGACATCCTCACCAATTCTCTTCTGTCTGTGA